The following proteins are encoded in a genomic region of Nocardioides sp. cx-173:
- a CDS encoding nitroreductase family protein, protein MEFQDVVRRRRMVRRYADRPVDAAIVDRALENATHAPSAGFSQGWAFLRLDTPEDVRRFWAASSDDIEHPSAWLAGLMTAPVVIVPCSSKAAYLERYAQPDKGWTDRAEPRWSMPYWHMDAAMASLLILQTATDAGLGACFFGTVRGREQQLREAFDIPEDYDPVGVITIGHRQPDTGSAGSPARRPRTPWTEVVHRGRWGH, encoded by the coding sequence GTGGAGTTCCAGGACGTCGTACGGCGCCGCCGCATGGTCCGCCGGTACGCCGACCGGCCGGTCGACGCGGCGATCGTCGACCGCGCGCTGGAGAATGCCACGCACGCACCCAGCGCCGGGTTCAGCCAGGGCTGGGCCTTCCTGCGGCTGGACACCCCCGAGGACGTACGCCGGTTCTGGGCCGCCTCCAGCGACGACATCGAGCACCCCAGCGCCTGGCTGGCCGGGCTGATGACGGCGCCAGTGGTGATCGTGCCCTGCTCGAGCAAGGCCGCCTACCTGGAGCGCTACGCCCAGCCCGACAAGGGCTGGACGGACCGCGCCGAGCCCCGTTGGTCGATGCCGTACTGGCACATGGACGCCGCGATGGCCTCCCTGCTCATCCTGCAGACCGCGACCGACGCCGGCCTCGGCGCCTGCTTCTTCGGCACCGTCAGGGGCCGTGAGCAGCAGCTCCGCGAGGCCTTCGACATCCCGGAGGACTACGACCCGGTCGGCGTCATCACCATCGGCCACCGCCAGCCCGACACCGGCAGCGCCGGCTCGCCCGCGCGGCGCCCGCGCACGCCGTGGACCGAGGTGGTCCATCGCGGTCGCTGGGGGCACTGA
- a CDS encoding M20 family peptidase, protein MSLREGEPEPSRAVGKLQALVRIPTVSDRDPDRVDTAAFDAFLSELARQFPVLHERLELTRVDSHGLLFHWPGTSAARPVVLMAHLDVVPVEGTWQHPAFGGDVVDGSIWGRGTLDDKGSLVAICEAVETLLERDFVPAQDLWLSFGCNEEVSGTSAVLAVEELTRRGVRPWFVLDEGGAVASEAFPGVHAPIGVIGLTEKGVTSLELRVEGRGGHASTPTRMGPTARIARAIVRLDRAPMAPRTPSPTIELFRRMAPHGPLPLRPVFANAARLKPLLTRALLAAGPETSAMTRTTFAVTTLSGSPALNVIAATARAGVNIRIMVGDTVADVLAHVRAAVADDEVQIDVVERNEPSPVSPMDGAFELLEATITEVFPDAVPAPYVMMAATDSRFFTGICERVYRFAPFRMTKAQRQSIHSYDEHLGVDAFVDGVRWYQRLIERIPG, encoded by the coding sequence ATGTCCTTGAGGGAGGGTGAGCCCGAGCCGTCGCGGGCCGTCGGCAAGCTGCAGGCCCTGGTGCGGATCCCCACCGTGAGCGACCGCGACCCCGACCGGGTCGACACCGCGGCGTTCGACGCCTTCCTCTCCGAGCTCGCCCGTCAGTTCCCGGTGCTGCACGAGCGGCTCGAGCTGACCCGCGTCGACTCCCACGGCCTGCTCTTCCACTGGCCGGGTACGAGCGCCGCGCGGCCCGTGGTGCTCATGGCCCACCTCGACGTGGTCCCGGTCGAGGGCACCTGGCAGCATCCGGCGTTCGGCGGCGACGTCGTCGACGGCAGCATCTGGGGCCGCGGCACCCTCGACGACAAGGGCTCCCTGGTCGCGATCTGCGAGGCCGTCGAGACCCTGCTCGAGCGCGACTTCGTCCCCGCCCAGGACCTCTGGCTCTCCTTCGGCTGCAACGAGGAGGTGTCCGGCACGTCGGCGGTCCTGGCGGTCGAGGAGCTCACGCGCCGCGGCGTACGGCCGTGGTTCGTGCTCGACGAGGGCGGCGCCGTCGCCAGCGAGGCGTTCCCCGGCGTACATGCGCCCATCGGCGTCATCGGCCTGACCGAGAAGGGCGTCACCTCCCTCGAGCTGCGGGTCGAGGGCCGCGGCGGCCACGCCAGCACCCCGACCCGGATGGGCCCGACCGCGCGGATCGCCCGCGCGATCGTGCGGCTCGACCGCGCCCCCATGGCACCGCGGACGCCGTCGCCCACGATCGAGCTGTTCCGCCGCATGGCGCCGCACGGCCCGCTGCCGCTGCGCCCGGTCTTCGCCAACGCCGCCCGCCTCAAGCCGCTCCTGACCCGCGCCCTGCTCGCCGCCGGCCCCGAGACGAGCGCCATGACCCGCACGACGTTCGCGGTCACCACCCTGTCGGGCTCCCCCGCCCTCAACGTCATCGCCGCCACGGCGCGCGCCGGGGTCAACATCCGGATCATGGTCGGCGACACCGTCGCCGACGTGCTCGCGCACGTGCGCGCCGCCGTGGCCGACGACGAGGTCCAGATCGACGTCGTCGAGCGCAACGAGCCGAGCCCGGTCTCCCCCATGGACGGCGCGTTCGAGCTGCTGGAGGCGACGATCACCGAGGTGTTCCCCGACGCCGTGCCGGCTCCCTACGTGATGATGGCCGCCACCGACTCGCGCTTCTTCACCGGGATCTGCGAGCGGGTCTACCGCTTCGCGCCGTTCCGCATGACCAAGGCCCAGCGCCAGTCCATCCACTCCTACGACGAGCACCTGGGCGTCGACGCGTTCGTCGACGGCGTCCGCTGGTACCAGCGGCTGATCGAGAGGATCCCCGGATGA
- a CDS encoding MFS transporter produces the protein MSKVKGLGLIVGFLVAVEVASGVLQGYYTPIFPQIADHLSISEGDVNWFEAAQLIVSALCVPLLSRLGDLIGHQRVLLLSTAVTAVGSWALAFAPSFETFLIGWALQGAYVVWLPLEVSIIHRRTRDSGRQELLTRRGAAVLVGALELSVIVGALSSGILVESLDMNLILAVPAMVVTAVFFVIWVGVEHTPGEATGGIDWTGLGLITLALALVMGGFVVLRLEGVGSPVAWLLVLAGLAALVPFWRYESGQAEPIVDVRLLATARQWPIQATAFLFGIPVLGGQIPLSTFAQADPAERGYGLGADSAFVSTLIGVYVVTLAIGAFTLPLTSRWLGVRRALMVSCLLVALGYALWIPFHDSTGQALLNMAIAGLGSGALVAALPAAAAAAAPPDRTGFATGMTNATKTVGGAIASSIFAIALASKGIEGVTEAEAPLSGYLTVWAVCSVAALLAALSLLAAPRHAFSDRADPTDGLTPGGPAPTAPAAR, from the coding sequence ATGAGCAAGGTCAAGGGCCTGGGGCTGATCGTCGGGTTCCTGGTCGCGGTCGAGGTCGCGAGCGGCGTGCTCCAGGGCTACTACACGCCGATCTTCCCGCAGATCGCCGACCACCTCAGCATCAGCGAGGGCGACGTCAACTGGTTCGAGGCGGCCCAGCTGATCGTCAGCGCGCTGTGCGTGCCGCTGCTCTCGCGCCTCGGCGACCTGATCGGCCACCAGCGGGTGCTGCTGCTCTCGACCGCGGTGACGGCGGTGGGCTCGTGGGCGCTGGCGTTCGCGCCGTCGTTCGAGACCTTCCTGATCGGCTGGGCGCTGCAGGGCGCGTACGTCGTCTGGCTGCCGCTCGAGGTCTCGATCATCCACCGCCGCACCCGCGACTCCGGGCGACAGGAGCTGCTCACCCGGCGCGGGGCCGCCGTGCTGGTGGGCGCCCTGGAGCTCTCCGTGATCGTCGGCGCGCTCAGCAGCGGGATCCTCGTGGAGTCCCTGGACATGAACCTGATCCTCGCGGTCCCGGCCATGGTGGTCACCGCGGTGTTCTTCGTGATCTGGGTCGGCGTCGAGCACACCCCGGGAGAGGCCACGGGCGGCATCGACTGGACCGGCCTGGGCCTGATCACGCTGGCGCTGGCGCTGGTCATGGGTGGCTTCGTCGTGCTGCGGCTCGAGGGCGTCGGGAGCCCGGTCGCGTGGCTGCTCGTGCTCGCCGGGCTGGCGGCGCTGGTGCCGTTCTGGCGCTACGAGTCGGGCCAGGCCGAGCCGATCGTCGACGTACGGCTGCTCGCCACCGCGCGCCAGTGGCCGATCCAGGCGACGGCGTTCCTGTTCGGCATCCCCGTCCTGGGCGGGCAGATCCCGCTGTCGACCTTCGCCCAGGCCGACCCGGCCGAGCGCGGCTACGGCCTCGGCGCGGACTCGGCGTTCGTCTCGACGCTCATCGGCGTCTACGTCGTCACGCTGGCGATCGGGGCGTTCACCCTGCCGCTCACCTCGCGCTGGCTGGGCGTACGGCGTGCCCTGATGGTGTCGTGCCTGCTGGTGGCGCTGGGCTACGCGCTGTGGATCCCGTTCCACGACAGCACCGGGCAGGCGCTGCTCAACATGGCGATCGCCGGTCTGGGCTCGGGCGCCCTGGTGGCCGCCCTGCCGGCCGCCGCCGCAGCCGCCGCCCCGCCGGACCGCACCGGCTTCGCCACCGGCATGACCAACGCGACCAAGACCGTCGGCGGGGCCATCGCGTCCTCGATCTTCGCGATCGCCCTGGCCAGCAAGGGCATCGAGGGCGTGACCGAGGCGGAGGCGCCGCTCTCGGGCTACCTCACGGTCTGGGCGGTGTGCTCCGTCGCCGCCCTGCTCGCTGCCCTCTCGCTCCTGGCGGCCCCGAGGCACGCGTTCTCCGACCGGGCCGACCCAACCGACGGGCTCACGCCGGGAGGGCCCGCGCCAACAGCGCCTGCAGCTCGGTGA
- a CDS encoding dienelactone hydrolase family protein gives MDLLDLPAADGTAEAYLARPASGSGPGVLLFMDAIGLRPQIQEMCDRIAGWGYVVLAPNVFYREGSVAELAPRVDLRAPGGREEFFAEAMPRVHRLTPDLAVPDIAAYVQALRDLPGVTEGPIGVTGYCMGARLAVRAATSHPALVTACAGFHGAGLVTDEPDSPHLGLSAARAEFVFGHAHEDASMPPEAVDALGRALLEHGLIAANEVYPAPHGYTMADTSAYDEAAAERHFTELQALLARALPA, from the coding sequence ATGGACCTTCTCGACCTGCCCGCGGCCGACGGCACCGCCGAGGCCTACCTCGCGCGCCCCGCGTCCGGCTCCGGCCCCGGCGTGCTGCTCTTCATGGACGCGATCGGGCTGAGGCCGCAGATCCAGGAGATGTGCGACCGGATCGCCGGCTGGGGCTACGTCGTGCTCGCGCCGAACGTCTTCTACCGCGAGGGCTCGGTGGCCGAGCTGGCGCCGCGCGTCGACCTGCGGGCGCCGGGCGGGCGTGAGGAGTTCTTCGCCGAGGCGATGCCCCGGGTCCACCGCCTCACGCCCGACCTGGCGGTGCCGGACATCGCCGCCTACGTGCAGGCGCTGCGCGACCTCCCGGGCGTCACGGAGGGCCCGATCGGGGTCACCGGCTACTGCATGGGCGCACGGCTCGCCGTGCGCGCCGCGACCTCGCACCCGGCGCTGGTCACGGCCTGCGCCGGCTTCCACGGGGCCGGCCTCGTGACCGACGAGCCCGACAGCCCACACCTCGGGCTGTCCGCGGCGCGCGCCGAGTTCGTCTTCGGTCACGCCCACGAGGACGCCTCGATGCCTCCGGAGGCGGTCGACGCGCTGGGCAGGGCCCTGCTCGAGCACGGCCTGATCGCGGCCAACGAGGTCTACCCGGCGCCGCACGGCTACACGATGGCCGACACCTCGGCGTACGACGAGGCCGCCGCCGAGCGGCACTTCACCGAGCTGCAGGCGCTGTTGGCGCGGGCCCTCCCGGCGTGA
- a CDS encoding J-domain-containing protein yields MPEPTDEPEPDQRKRDRAAARARMEHQHTWVDQQIRVAMEKGAFDDLPGAGKPIRDLGAHHDPDWWLKKLVERERIAVLPPSLQLRKDDAELDALLDGLFTESEVRREVEDFNARVLRARYSPQDGQPPLVTMPRDVDETVTAWHRRRADRRTARAAEVAAEAAAAPDSPAPRRRWWRRRRT; encoded by the coding sequence ATGCCGGAGCCGACCGACGAGCCCGAACCGGACCAGCGCAAGCGCGACCGCGCCGCCGCCCGCGCGCGCATGGAGCACCAGCACACCTGGGTCGACCAGCAGATCCGCGTCGCCATGGAGAAGGGCGCCTTCGACGACCTGCCGGGCGCCGGTAAGCCGATCCGGGACCTGGGCGCCCACCACGACCCCGACTGGTGGCTCAAGAAGCTCGTCGAGCGCGAGCGCATCGCGGTCCTGCCCCCCTCCCTGCAGCTGCGCAAGGACGACGCCGAGCTGGACGCCCTGCTCGACGGGCTCTTCACCGAGTCCGAGGTACGGCGTGAGGTCGAGGACTTCAACGCCCGCGTCCTGCGGGCCCGCTACTCGCCCCAGGACGGCCAGCCGCCGCTGGTCACCATGCCGCGCGACGTGGACGAGACGGTCACCGCCTGGCACCGGCGCCGCGCCGACCGCCGTACGGCCCGGGCGGCGGAGGTGGCGGCGGAGGCAGCGGCAGCGCCGGACTCCCCGGCCCCCCGCCGTCGCTGGTGGCGGCGCCGCCGTACCTGA
- a CDS encoding HpcH/HpaI aldolase/citrate lyase family protein: protein MTASRSAKDFFRPLAVGAPTPLTEIPARPSRAIHFFDPSNAKMAAKIPAMVGTVDVLLGNLEDAVKADNKVAAREGLVEIATSTDFGPTQLWTRINSLDSPWALDDLTTLVPAIGDKLDVIMVPKVQGAEDIHYVDRLLAQLEAKAGLDRPILIHAILETARGVANVEEICGASPRMQGLSLGPADLAADRRMKTTRVGGGHPGYLVREDPPRIDGVANLEASRATYQQDLWHYTIARMVDACAMHGIYPYYGPFGDIADVVACEDQFRNAFLLGCVGTWSLHPKQIAIANRVFSPSVEDVAHARRVVAAMGDGTGAVMLDGKMEDDASLKQCLVMVRLAEQLAEVDPELKAQYDAIPTPEA from the coding sequence ATGACCGCGTCACGCAGCGCCAAGGACTTCTTCCGCCCGCTCGCCGTGGGGGCGCCGACCCCGCTGACCGAGATCCCGGCCCGGCCCAGCCGGGCCATCCACTTCTTCGACCCGAGCAACGCCAAGATGGCCGCGAAGATCCCGGCCATGGTCGGGACCGTCGACGTGCTGCTGGGCAACCTCGAGGACGCGGTCAAGGCCGACAACAAGGTCGCCGCCCGCGAGGGCCTGGTCGAGATCGCGACGAGCACGGACTTCGGACCCACCCAGCTGTGGACCCGCATCAACAGCCTCGACAGCCCGTGGGCGCTCGACGACCTGACCACGCTGGTGCCCGCGATCGGCGACAAGCTCGACGTGATCATGGTGCCCAAGGTGCAGGGCGCCGAGGACATCCACTACGTCGACCGGCTGCTCGCGCAGCTCGAGGCGAAGGCCGGCCTGGACCGCCCGATCCTGATCCACGCGATCCTCGAGACCGCCCGCGGCGTGGCGAACGTCGAGGAGATCTGCGGCGCGAGCCCCCGCATGCAGGGCCTGAGCCTCGGCCCGGCCGACCTCGCCGCCGACCGCCGGATGAAGACCACCCGCGTGGGCGGCGGCCACCCCGGCTACCTGGTCCGCGAGGACCCGCCCCGCATCGACGGCGTCGCCAACCTCGAGGCCAGCCGGGCGACGTACCAGCAGGACCTGTGGCACTACACGATCGCGCGCATGGTCGACGCCTGCGCCATGCACGGCATCTACCCCTACTACGGGCCGTTCGGGGACATCGCGGACGTGGTGGCGTGCGAGGACCAGTTCCGCAACGCGTTCCTGCTGGGCTGCGTCGGCACCTGGAGCCTGCACCCGAAGCAGATCGCCATCGCGAACCGGGTCTTCAGCCCCAGCGTCGAGGACGTCGCGCATGCGCGGCGGGTGGTGGCCGCCATGGGCGACGGCACCGGCGCGGTGATGCTCGACGGCAAGATGGAGGACGACGCCTCCCTCAAGCAGTGCCTGGTGATGGTGCGCCTCGCCGAGCAGCTCGCGGAGGTCGACCCCGAGCTCAAGGCGCAGTACGACGCGATCCCCACCCCGGAGGCCTGA
- a CDS encoding HpcH/HpaI aldolase/citrate lyase family protein, giving the protein MDTATFRPRRSVLYMPGSNAKALEKAKTLPVDGLILDLEDSVAPDAKPDAREAACAAAASGAYGRREVTIRVNAADTEWHADDLAAACAAGPDAIVVPKVDSADAVRRLVDAMERHGAPERTTLWAMVETPVAMLHAEEIAGASERLTVLVMGTNDLAKELYAEHVPGRHPLLTGLSLALLAARATGKAILDGVYNDVKDTEGFLAECQQGREMGFDGKTLIHPGQVAGANAAFAPSDQAVEDARGVLQAWEDGRGSGVVTYRGRMVESLHVESARRTLAIHETIQALHPEE; this is encoded by the coding sequence ATGGACACCGCCACCTTTCGGCCCCGCCGCTCGGTCCTCTACATGCCGGGCTCCAACGCCAAGGCGCTGGAGAAGGCCAAGACCCTGCCCGTCGACGGCCTGATCCTCGACCTCGAGGACTCGGTCGCCCCCGACGCCAAGCCCGACGCCCGTGAGGCGGCCTGCGCGGCCGCAGCCAGCGGCGCCTACGGCCGCCGCGAGGTGACGATCCGGGTCAACGCCGCCGACACCGAGTGGCACGCCGACGACCTGGCGGCCGCGTGCGCCGCGGGCCCGGACGCGATCGTCGTACCCAAGGTCGACAGCGCCGACGCCGTCCGGAGGCTGGTCGACGCCATGGAGAGGCACGGCGCGCCCGAGCGGACCACGCTGTGGGCGATGGTCGAGACCCCGGTCGCGATGCTGCACGCCGAGGAGATCGCGGGCGCCTCCGAGCGACTCACCGTCCTGGTCATGGGCACCAACGACCTGGCCAAGGAGCTGTACGCCGAGCACGTGCCGGGCCGGCACCCGCTGCTCACCGGCCTGTCGCTGGCGCTGCTCGCGGCGCGAGCGACCGGCAAGGCGATCCTCGACGGGGTCTACAACGACGTGAAGGACACCGAGGGATTCCTGGCCGAGTGCCAGCAGGGACGCGAGATGGGCTTCGACGGCAAGACCCTCATCCACCCCGGGCAGGTAGCGGGCGCCAACGCCGCGTTCGCCCCCTCGGACCAGGCGGTCGAGGACGCGCGCGGCGTGCTCCAGGCCTGGGAGGACGGCCGCGGCTCGGGCGTGGTCACCTACCGCGGGCGCATGGTCGAGAGCCTGCACGTGGAGTCCGCGCGCCGCACGCTCGCGATCCACGAGACCATCCAGGCGTTACATCCAGAGGAGTAA
- a CDS encoding M48 family metallopeptidase yields MTSQPARSRATLTDISSRAWEHPADQGALVALRRLKGFDTVLKAVSGMFNERAFRLVFLGSSVRVDERQFPTLHHLLLDVARVLDVQEVPELYVAANPIPNAMTVGMNKPFIVLNSGLVDLLDEDELRFVIAHEVGHAVSGHAVYQTLLQRLLQLTGVLNSLPLGALGVRAIVAALYEWSRKAELSADRAGLLATQDPATAFRVHMQLASGGHLDQLDTTSFFAQGQEYLDAVDLRDSVLKLLLVENRTHPFAVVRAAELRRWVDSGEYTRFLAGDYPRRSTDDQAKVSDAARAAAASYAEAFQQTQDSLGKLVHDLAGVAGSVKLWLDEKLRRDTD; encoded by the coding sequence GTGACCTCTCAGCCGGCCCGGTCGCGGGCGACTCTGACCGACATCAGCTCCCGGGCGTGGGAGCACCCCGCGGACCAGGGGGCACTGGTCGCGCTGCGGCGGCTCAAGGGGTTCGACACCGTGCTCAAGGCGGTGTCCGGGATGTTCAACGAGCGGGCGTTCCGGCTGGTGTTCCTCGGGTCGTCGGTGCGCGTCGACGAGCGGCAGTTCCCGACGCTGCACCACCTGCTGCTGGACGTGGCCCGGGTCCTCGACGTCCAGGAGGTCCCCGAGCTGTACGTCGCCGCCAACCCGATCCCCAACGCGATGACCGTCGGCATGAACAAGCCGTTCATCGTGCTCAACTCCGGGCTGGTCGACCTGCTCGACGAGGACGAGCTGCGCTTCGTCATCGCCCACGAGGTCGGTCACGCGGTCAGCGGCCACGCGGTCTACCAGACCCTCCTCCAGCGGCTGCTGCAGCTGACCGGGGTGCTCAACAGCCTCCCGCTGGGCGCGCTCGGCGTGCGCGCGATCGTGGCCGCGCTCTACGAGTGGTCGCGCAAGGCCGAGCTCTCGGCCGACCGCGCCGGCCTGCTTGCCACGCAGGACCCGGCGACGGCGTTCCGGGTGCACATGCAGCTGGCCAGCGGCGGTCACCTCGACCAGCTGGACACCACCTCGTTCTTCGCGCAGGGCCAGGAGTACCTCGACGCCGTCGACCTGCGCGACTCGGTGCTCAAGCTGCTGCTCGTCGAGAACCGGACCCACCCCTTCGCCGTCGTCCGCGCCGCCGAGCTCCGGCGCTGGGTGGACTCCGGCGAGTACACCCGCTTCCTCGCGGGCGACTACCCGCGCCGCAGCACCGACGACCAGGCCAAGGTCAGCGACGCCGCCAGGGCGGCCGCGGCGAGCTACGCCGAGGCCTTCCAGCAGACCCAGGACTCCCTGGGCAAGCTCGTCCACGACCTCGCAGGCGTCGCGGGCAGCGTCAAGCTGTGGCTGGACGAGAAGCTGCGCCGCGACACCGACTGA
- the hutU gene encoding urocanate hydratase has translation MSDNPRLPVRAARGTELTARSWQTEAPLRMLMNNLDPDNAERPEDLVVYGGTGRAARSWEAYDALVRTLTTLEDDETMLVQSGKPVGVMRTHPWAPRVLIANSNLVGDWASWEEFRRLEDLGLTMYGQMTAGSWIYIGTQGILQGTFETFAAVADKRFGGTLAGTITVTAGLGGMGGAQPLAVTMNDGVVICVECDPERIARRIEHRYLDVRASSIEEAVELAVAARDERRALSIGLLGNAAEILPRMLAADVPVDIVTDQTSAHDPLYYLPVGTSVGDWAAERAADPAGFTARARESMAAHVRAMVGFQDRGAEVFDYGNSIRDEARKGGCERAFDFPGFVPAYIRPLFCEGKGPFRWAALSGDPADIAATDRAVLELFPTNERLRRWITMAGERVAFQGLPARICWLGYGERHLAGLRFNEMVASGELSAPVVIGRDHLDCGSVASPYRETEAMLDGSDAIADWAVLNALVNTASGASWVSFHHGGGVGMGRSLHAGQVCVADGTDLAAAKIERVLTNDPAMGVIRHVDAGYDRAVDVAADRGVRVPMAEPRRASGRGL, from the coding sequence ATGAGCGACAACCCCCGCCTGCCCGTCCGGGCCGCCCGCGGCACCGAGCTGACCGCGCGGTCGTGGCAGACCGAGGCGCCGCTGCGGATGCTGATGAACAACCTCGACCCCGACAACGCCGAGCGGCCCGAGGACCTCGTGGTCTACGGCGGCACCGGCCGGGCCGCGCGGTCGTGGGAGGCCTACGACGCCCTGGTGCGCACGCTGACCACGCTCGAGGACGACGAGACGATGCTCGTGCAGTCGGGCAAGCCGGTCGGGGTGATGCGCACGCATCCGTGGGCACCGCGCGTGCTGATCGCCAACTCAAACCTGGTGGGGGACTGGGCCAGCTGGGAGGAGTTCCGCCGGCTGGAGGACCTCGGTCTCACGATGTACGGCCAGATGACGGCGGGGTCGTGGATCTACATCGGCACGCAGGGCATCCTCCAGGGCACGTTCGAGACGTTCGCCGCCGTCGCCGACAAGCGGTTCGGGGGCACGCTGGCCGGGACGATCACCGTGACCGCCGGGCTCGGCGGCATGGGCGGTGCGCAGCCGCTCGCGGTGACGATGAACGACGGCGTGGTCATCTGCGTGGAGTGCGACCCCGAGCGCATCGCGCGCCGCATCGAGCACCGCTACCTCGACGTCCGGGCCTCGTCCATCGAGGAGGCAGTCGAGCTCGCGGTCGCGGCGCGCGACGAGCGCCGGGCCCTGTCGATCGGGCTGCTCGGCAACGCGGCCGAGATCCTGCCCCGGATGCTCGCGGCCGACGTACCGGTCGACATCGTGACCGACCAGACCTCCGCCCACGACCCGCTGTACTACCTCCCCGTCGGTACGTCGGTCGGCGACTGGGCAGCCGAGCGGGCGGCGGACCCCGCCGGCTTCACGGCGCGTGCGCGCGAGTCGATGGCGGCGCACGTGCGCGCGATGGTCGGCTTCCAGGACCGGGGTGCCGAGGTGTTCGACTACGGCAACTCGATCCGCGACGAGGCCCGCAAGGGCGGCTGTGAGCGGGCCTTTGACTTCCCCGGGTTCGTGCCGGCCTACATCCGGCCGCTGTTCTGCGAGGGCAAGGGGCCGTTCCGCTGGGCGGCGCTGTCGGGCGACCCCGCCGACATCGCGGCCACCGACCGCGCCGTCCTGGAGCTGTTCCCCACCAACGAGCGGCTGCGGCGCTGGATCACGATGGCCGGCGAGCGGGTCGCGTTCCAGGGGCTGCCCGCGCGGATCTGCTGGCTGGGCTACGGCGAGCGGCACCTGGCGGGGCTGCGCTTCAACGAGATGGTCGCGTCGGGCGAGCTCTCCGCCCCGGTGGTCATCGGGCGCGACCACCTCGACTGCGGCTCGGTCGCCTCGCCGTACCGGGAGACCGAGGCGATGCTCGACGGCTCGGACGCCATCGCGGACTGGGCCGTCCTCAACGCGCTGGTCAACACCGCGTCGGGGGCCAGCTGGGTGTCCTTCCACCACGGCGGTGGCGTGGGCATGGGCCGCTCCCTGCACGCCGGTCAGGTCTGCGTCGCCGACGGCACCGACCTCGCCGCCGCCAAGATCGAGCGGGTCCTCACCAACGACCCCGCCATGGGCGTCATCCGCCACGTCGACGCCGGCTACGACCGCGCCGTCGACGTCGCCGCCGACCGGGGCGTCCGCGTTCCCATGGCGGAGCCGCGGCGGGCGTCGGGGCGCGGCTTGTAA